AGGGGGCACGATTGGGCGAAGATGGGCGTCCCCCCGGGCAGCTACAAGAAACTCTGCGGAGGAGGTCAGTGGACGACGTCTACAACGAATCCACAACCGATCAATCGAAGAGGCCTATTCGCCTGTGGTTTGTCGAAAGACGGGGAAGTCCATTGCTGGGGCGACGCTCCTCGGCCGATCCTCGGCCGGTTCGAGGATATCGCATGTGGGAACGCGTTCGTCTGCGGCGTGCAACATGATCGGCATGCCCTGTGTACCGAACGAACCGGGGAACCGAAGAAGGGCGCAGCCGGCTCTCGTTTCCGTCAGATCTCTGCCTCGGGATACGAGGTGGAGGGCGCCCTGGAGGAATTGGACGACAACGGGTACGGCGTAGATGGTGTCCCGATGACGTTCGGGGAGATCGTGCCCGACACGCCCAAGGGCCCCTATTCGACCGTGTGGCTGGGCGCCAACCTGCACTGCGGGCAGCGGGATTCGCGAACCGTGTGCTGGGGCAAAGGAAAGGATCTCTTGAGAGCGCCTGCAGCAGTTCAAAGAACACGTGGGACAAGTGCGGGAAAGGCAAAGAAGTCGCCGTGAGCGGAAAGAGACGGTCGGCGCCTGGAAACTAAGGCGAGGTCGATGACCATACGGCTATCGGCCCCGTCGCTGACAGTAACTCGAAGGGTCAGCAAGTTGATGACGACGGTGCCCCGAACAACAGCTCGAATCGCGGAACAGATGAAAACTCGGGAGCGACCCTAGCCGGGTCTACCGGCCGACCTGTGACCCCCTGCGCGCTTCCCTTCGCGCCTCAAAGGTGCTTCCCTCCCCCCATTCGCTTTTTCACGGACTTGCATCTCCTAGCATTTACTGCTCATTTGTGATAGACGCGATGCTCTGAGATTCGTCATGAGGTTCCTGCTCGTTTCCGCCACGGTGCTCGCCGTTCTCGGCGCCGGCTTCCCACCTCGGGTACATGCCGCTGGCCGAGAGGAGCTCTTCATACGAAAGGGCGTCGAGCTGAGGCGAAAGGGCAAAGACCAAGACGCCCTGATTCAGTTCCGCCGCGCTTACGATATCGGCCGGACACCGAGAGCCGCCGCCCAACTTGGACTGTGCGAACAATCGCTTGAGGACTGGCTCGCAGCCCAGCAACACCTCGCAGAAGCGCTCACGGCGGAGTCCGACCCCTGGATCGCTCAGAACCGAAATGTTCTCGAGTCGGCCCGCGCCGAAACCGAGGCGCATTTGGTACGCGTCCGGGTAGATGGCACGCCAGACGGAGCGATGGTGGTTGTCAATGGAGAGGTTGCCGGCCCACTGCCAAGCGTATTGCCCATGTTTGTATCTCCGGGCGCGGTTTCGATCACCGTCTCGGCCGAAGGTCACGAGCCGTATCGAGAGACCAAGATGGGAACCGTTGGGCAAACGCTCGACTTCAGCGTCAGCCTTCCTCCGATGGGGAAGAGGCCATCTCTTCCCCCGAACGACGTGGAAATGGCTAAAGATGAGCCGCTCTCCCAGACGACCCAGTCCACGGAGACGCACA
Above is a genomic segment from Myxococcales bacterium containing:
- a CDS encoding PEGA domain-containing protein — encoded protein: MRFLLVSATVLAVLGAGFPPRVHAAGREELFIRKGVELRRKGKDQDALIQFRRAYDIGRTPRAAAQLGLCEQSLEDWLAAQQHLAEALTAESDPWIAQNRNVLESARAETEAHLVRVRVDGTPDGAMVVVNGEVAGPLPSVLPMFVSPGAVSITVSAEGHEPYRETKMGTVGQTLDFSVSLPPMGKRPSLPPNDVEMAKDEPLSQTTQSTETHRSVQPPAWPGWTAVAAGITLIGTGVAFGAKASGDARDARESPVYDDDLVSSANSARTLQWVLLGAGAATTAAGVALLLRSKFDESTDVSVSPRAGGGLLHWGGRF